A window of Rubricoccus marinus contains these coding sequences:
- a CDS encoding T9SS type A sorting domain-containing protein, protein MTHPLLLSLRTSWTRPEPHPSRWVRLATALALAVLVLAAPRVQAQAQVSLPITFESGDATFYELFDFEGADSDITADPTDASNSVVTTVRPAGAGGVAGTTVANDNGFTQRVPFASGATTMSVRVWSPEAGVPVRFKLEKFNDPTITVEAQCPTTTAGGWETITYDFITDKVPGSADLNFNSEYSKATIFFDFGLENATEATTYYWDDVAFGGTAVEGGCRPPPPGPTVALPVTFEDGDRAFYELRDFGGNASQLIADPTDASNTVVESIRGANAPFFAGTTVADANGFTTPIPFASGATTMSVRVWSPEAGIPVRFKVENAGNSGISVEAQCPTTTAMAWETITYDFVADKVPNTADINFANEYTKASVFFNFGQENAPTPTTYYWDDVSFGGTAVPGGCNNATSGGDTIAEARAAGAGTEVTLTGVVTRAEGAFAYVQDATGAITVRQTSGAFFAEIAAGTIAAGTRVTLVGTTSEFRGLFQLNEGGLASYTVDGVTDVPAAQSITLAELASNGEAYEAELVELTGLTVAETGTFSAGTNYTATDDSGTGTLRIPNANDTALEGTDIPGAAFTFTGVVGQFTTATPATDGYQLLAIAEGDVLAPPMPVVSLPIRFESGDADYYELQDFGGNASTLVPDPEDASNTVVQSVRTATAACFAGTTVADRTGFTAPIPFASGATTMNVRVWSPEAGIPVLVKVEKAGTPEISVETVATTSVAGAWDVLVFDFANERTGTAALNLDSEYTKASIFFNFRCPDETPVAEATYYWDDLAFGSAPPVSAEETAAAQNVELAQNSPNPFTARTTIRFSLKAQGDVQLHVYNHLGQKVATLVDGSVASGDHAVSFDATGLASGMYFYRLQHSGSTVTRTMVLTR, encoded by the coding sequence TTCGACTTCGAGGGGGCGGATTCCGACATCACCGCGGACCCCACGGACGCCTCCAACAGCGTCGTGACGACTGTACGGCCCGCGGGCGCCGGGGGCGTCGCCGGTACAACGGTCGCGAACGACAACGGCTTCACCCAGCGCGTCCCGTTCGCCTCTGGCGCGACGACGATGAGCGTGCGCGTGTGGTCGCCAGAGGCCGGCGTTCCGGTCCGCTTCAAGTTGGAGAAGTTCAACGACCCGACGATCACCGTGGAGGCCCAGTGCCCGACGACAACAGCGGGCGGCTGGGAGACGATCACCTATGACTTTATCACCGACAAGGTGCCAGGGTCCGCTGATCTCAACTTCAACAGTGAGTACTCCAAGGCGACCATCTTCTTCGACTTCGGGCTCGAGAACGCGACGGAGGCCACGACCTACTACTGGGACGACGTCGCCTTTGGAGGTACGGCCGTCGAGGGCGGGTGCCGCCCGCCGCCGCCTGGCCCCACCGTCGCACTTCCCGTCACGTTTGAGGACGGCGACCGGGCGTTCTACGAACTCCGGGACTTCGGCGGGAACGCATCCCAGTTGATCGCCGACCCCACCGATGCCTCCAACACGGTCGTGGAATCCATCCGTGGCGCCAACGCCCCCTTCTTCGCCGGCACGACGGTCGCCGACGCGAACGGCTTCACCACGCCGATCCCGTTCGCCTCTGGCGCGACGACGATGAGCGTACGTGTCTGGTCGCCAGAGGCCGGCATCCCCGTTCGGTTCAAGGTCGAGAACGCGGGCAACAGCGGGATCAGCGTGGAGGCCCAGTGCCCGACGACGACCGCGATGGCGTGGGAGACGATCACCTATGACTTCGTGGCGGACAAAGTCCCGAATACGGCCGACATCAACTTCGCGAACGAGTACACGAAGGCGTCGGTCTTCTTCAACTTCGGCCAGGAAAACGCGCCGACGCCGACGACCTACTACTGGGACGATGTCTCCTTTGGCGGCACGGCTGTGCCGGGCGGCTGCAACAACGCCACCAGTGGTGGTGACACCATCGCCGAGGCCCGCGCTGCGGGCGCCGGAACCGAGGTCACGCTTACGGGGGTGGTGACCCGCGCAGAGGGCGCGTTCGCCTACGTGCAGGACGCCACGGGTGCCATCACGGTCCGCCAGACCAGCGGCGCGTTTTTCGCCGAGATCGCGGCGGGCACCATCGCGGCAGGAACGCGCGTCACCCTCGTGGGCACCACGAGTGAGTTCCGCGGCCTTTTCCAGCTCAACGAGGGAGGCCTCGCGAGCTACACCGTGGACGGCGTCACCGACGTGCCCGCTGCTCAGAGCATCACGCTCGCGGAGCTCGCGAGCAATGGCGAGGCGTACGAAGCCGAACTCGTGGAACTGACCGGCCTCACGGTTGCCGAGACCGGCACGTTCTCCGCGGGCACGAACTACACCGCCACCGACGACTCCGGCACGGGCACGCTCCGCATCCCGAACGCGAACGACACCGCGCTTGAGGGGACGGACATCCCCGGCGCCGCGTTCACGTTTACGGGCGTCGTCGGTCAGTTCACGACCGCTACCCCGGCGACCGACGGCTACCAACTCCTCGCCATTGCGGAGGGCGACGTGCTCGCGCCGCCGATGCCGGTGGTCTCGCTCCCCATCCGGTTCGAGAGCGGGGACGCCGACTACTACGAGCTGCAGGACTTCGGCGGCAACGCCTCCACGCTCGTCCCCGACCCGGAGGACGCGAGCAACACCGTCGTGCAGTCCGTCCGCACGGCCACGGCCGCATGCTTTGCCGGCACGACGGTCGCCGACCGGACCGGCTTCACCGCGCCGATCCCGTTCGCCTCTGGCGCGACGACGATGAACGTACGTGTCTGGTCGCCAGAGGCCGGCATCCCCGTCCTCGTTAAGGTCGAGAAGGCCGGGACGCCGGAGATCAGCGTGGAAACGGTGGCCACAACGTCGGTGGCGGGAGCATGGGACGTCCTCGTGTTTGACTTCGCGAACGAGCGGACAGGCACGGCCGCGCTCAACCTCGACTCGGAGTACACGAAGGCCTCGATCTTCTTCAACTTCCGGTGCCCCGATGAGACGCCGGTGGCAGAGGCGACCTACTACTGGGACGACCTCGCCTTTGGCTCGGCGCCCCCGGTCAGCGCGGAAGAGACGGCCGCGGCTCAGAACGTGGAGCTCGCGCAGAACTCTCCGAACCCGTTCACGGCTCGGACGACGATCCGCTTCTCGCTGAAGGCCCAGGGCGACGTGCAACTGCACGTCTACAACCACCTCGGGCAGAAAGTCGCAACCCTGGTGGACGGCTCGGTGGCCTCTGGCGACCACGCCGTCTCGTTCGACGCGACGGGCCTCGCGAGCGGGATGTACTTCTACCGCCTGCAGCACAGCGGCTCGACCGTCACGCGGACGATGGTGTTAACCCGCTAG
- a CDS encoding PfkB family carbohydrate kinase, with protein MTALDLLRRSLTPAGYVASPEDTTNYRRVWARDGVICGLAGLASGDADLARGLRATLQTLADHLGPEGQVPSNVAVSSSGETEAVSYGGLAGRVDAGPWFVLGVALYSRLTGDRGFAVQMAPAVGGVLRLLRAWEFNARGLVYVPQSGDWADEYDLHGYLLFDQALRLLALQQWAPLAADNGDAEREADDLRRTIEATFWPREGGAPEAAYHPEAFRRALGEGAEPFPFAGLTPGGYARRFDALGSAVALLGGLWRERSAPLLDHGLGLARGSSGLVPAFDPVIREGDAEWDVLRANVRDRFSNRPGHYHNGGAWPMVNGWWVAALAQSGREADARGLADALAAANRMGGFPEYLDPEGAPHGTTPLAWSAAGEVLAEAAIDGRLADWWSPPEAAPAPAVPLAEGGAPEVVVAGEILVDLLSAEPASGLGEAAMFERHAGGSAANLATNLARLGVPTALVASVGDDGFGRFLRRSVEATGVDARLQEITDSPTSVVTVTRTDATPDFALFRHADRRIAPGQLPDSLLASARLFHTSGFALSREPARTTLLDGAARASAAGATLSIDLNVAPRSRDERTEIGATARVFLALGPLAKASRDDAERLFGETLPDDAICERLLSWGATLVCLTRGSEGALVAWDGGRADVSAEPLESVADATGAGDAFWAGFLAAWLRGLAPEACARSGGRLAALKLARVGPLPDRVDPETVFAAARQRPLAG; from the coding sequence ATGACCGCCCTCGACCTTCTGCGCCGTTCGCTCACGCCCGCCGGGTACGTCGCCTCCCCGGAGGACACGACGAACTACCGGCGCGTGTGGGCGCGGGACGGCGTGATCTGCGGCCTCGCCGGGCTCGCCTCTGGCGACGCCGACCTCGCCAGAGGCCTCCGCGCAACACTGCAGACGCTCGCCGATCACCTCGGCCCCGAGGGACAGGTGCCGTCCAACGTAGCGGTCTCGTCCTCTGGCGAGACGGAGGCCGTGAGCTATGGCGGCCTCGCGGGGCGCGTGGACGCCGGGCCGTGGTTCGTGCTCGGCGTGGCGCTCTACTCACGGCTGACCGGCGACCGCGGCTTCGCGGTCCAGATGGCGCCCGCCGTGGGTGGCGTGCTGCGCCTCTTGCGCGCGTGGGAGTTCAACGCCCGAGGCCTCGTCTACGTCCCGCAGTCCGGCGACTGGGCCGACGAGTACGACCTCCACGGCTACCTCCTCTTCGACCAAGCGCTGCGGCTCCTCGCGCTCCAGCAGTGGGCGCCTCTGGCGGCGGACAACGGCGACGCCGAGCGCGAGGCCGACGACCTCCGCCGAACTATTGAGGCCACGTTCTGGCCACGCGAGGGCGGCGCGCCAGAGGCAGCGTATCACCCTGAGGCGTTCCGGCGGGCGCTCGGAGAAGGCGCCGAGCCGTTCCCGTTTGCGGGCCTCACGCCCGGCGGCTACGCCCGCCGGTTCGACGCACTGGGCTCCGCGGTCGCCCTTCTCGGGGGCCTCTGGCGAGAGCGCTCCGCGCCGCTCCTGGACCACGGGCTGGGTCTCGCCAGAGGCAGCAGCGGGCTGGTCCCCGCCTTCGACCCCGTGATCCGCGAGGGCGACGCCGAGTGGGACGTGCTCCGCGCCAACGTGCGCGACCGCTTCTCCAACCGCCCCGGCCACTACCACAACGGCGGCGCGTGGCCGATGGTGAACGGCTGGTGGGTGGCGGCGCTCGCGCAGTCCGGCCGCGAGGCCGACGCCAGAGGCCTCGCGGACGCGCTCGCCGCCGCGAACCGCATGGGCGGCTTCCCCGAGTACCTCGACCCCGAGGGCGCGCCTCACGGCACGACGCCTCTGGCGTGGAGCGCCGCGGGCGAAGTCCTCGCAGAGGCAGCGATCGACGGACGCCTCGCGGACTGGTGGTCCCCGCCAGAGGCCGCGCCAGCCCCGGCCGTGCCTCTGGCGGAGGGCGGCGCGCCAGAGGTCGTCGTCGCAGGCGAGATCCTGGTGGACCTCCTCTCGGCCGAGCCCGCCAGCGGCCTCGGCGAGGCGGCGATGTTCGAGCGCCACGCCGGCGGCAGCGCGGCCAACCTCGCGACCAACCTCGCGCGGCTGGGCGTGCCGACCGCGCTCGTGGCGAGCGTGGGCGACGACGGCTTCGGCCGCTTTCTGCGCCGCTCGGTTGAGGCCACTGGCGTGGACGCCCGGCTCCAAGAGATCACGGACTCCCCCACCTCCGTCGTAACCGTCACGCGGACCGACGCCACACCGGACTTCGCGCTCTTTCGCCACGCCGACCGCCGCATCGCGCCCGGCCAGCTTCCCGACTCGCTCCTGGCGAGCGCGCGTCTGTTCCACACGTCGGGCTTCGCGCTTTCCCGCGAGCCCGCGCGCACGACGCTGCTCGACGGCGCCGCCCGCGCCTCGGCCGCGGGCGCCACGCTCAGCATCGACCTCAACGTGGCGCCGCGCTCGCGCGACGAGCGGACCGAAATCGGCGCTACGGCGCGCGTGTTCCTCGCGCTCGGGCCTCTGGCGAAGGCCAGCCGCGACGACGCCGAGCGCCTGTTCGGCGAAACGCTCCCGGACGACGCCATCTGCGAGCGCCTCCTATCCTGGGGCGCCACGCTCGTGTGCCTCACGCGCGGCTCCGAAGGCGCCCTCGTCGCCTGGGACGGCGGTCGCGCCGACGTGTCTGCCGAGCCGCTAGAATCCGTCGCCGACGCGACGGGCGCGGGCGACGCCTTCTGGGCAGGCTTCCTCGCCGCGTGGCTCCGCGGCCTCGCGCCAGAGGCCTGCGCCCGCTCCGGCGGACGCCTCGCCGCGCTCAAGCTCGCGCGCGTCGGGCCACTCCCGGACCGCGTCGATCCTGAGACGGTGTTCGCAGCCGCGCGCCAGAGGCCTCTGGCGGGCTAG
- a CDS encoding sodium:solute symporter: protein MDFALSTLDLAVIGVYVLGIVLFGLWIGRKQESTDDYFLAGRSLGWGVIGLSLFASNMSTSSLVGMAGEAYGGMGVAVFNYEWMAGIVLVIFCAFFLPFYIKTGIYTLPEFLERRFDGRSRLYFSGWTVFLNITVDTASALYAGSLVIALIYPGVDMRLSIAILALVAGLYTIAGGLKAVVYTDAVQAILLLAGSAAVAWIGWTTIQAGGGWEAVTAVTPEDKLSLILPANDPVMPWPGLLTGVFILGFYFWATNQFMVQRTLAARTLNQGRWGALFAGLLKLPVIFLMVLPGTFARVLYPGLERADAVFPTMVFDLLPGGIRALVLTAMVAAIMSSVDSTLNSASTLVTMDFVKRFRPAFTSRQLANVGRIVTLVFMVFAAVWAPIILQFDTLWGYLQSFLAYVVPPFVALFVVGVFWRRATSGAAFWSLMAGHATSALLFILGPVLGAIAIPFLYIPGILLLASGLVLILMSKAQPAPDMAKIADVTWTPSLWREDSEALRALPWWQNYRVQGAALVALTFVVVALFW from the coding sequence ATGGACTTCGCCCTCTCCACGCTGGACCTCGCCGTAATCGGCGTCTACGTCCTCGGCATCGTGCTCTTCGGCCTGTGGATCGGCCGCAAGCAGGAATCCACCGACGACTACTTCCTCGCGGGCCGCTCGCTGGGCTGGGGCGTGATCGGGCTGAGCCTGTTCGCGAGCAACATGAGCACCTCCAGCCTCGTCGGCATGGCCGGCGAGGCGTACGGCGGCATGGGCGTGGCCGTGTTCAACTACGAGTGGATGGCGGGCATCGTGCTCGTCATCTTCTGCGCGTTCTTCCTGCCGTTCTACATCAAGACGGGGATTTACACGCTCCCCGAGTTTCTGGAGCGCCGCTTCGACGGGCGCAGCCGGCTCTACTTCTCGGGCTGGACGGTTTTCCTGAACATCACCGTCGACACCGCCTCGGCGCTCTACGCGGGCTCGCTCGTGATTGCGCTGATCTACCCGGGCGTGGACATGCGACTCAGCATCGCGATCCTCGCGCTGGTCGCAGGGCTCTACACGATCGCGGGCGGCCTCAAAGCCGTCGTCTACACCGACGCCGTGCAGGCGATCCTGCTCCTGGCGGGCAGCGCGGCCGTGGCATGGATCGGCTGGACCACGATCCAGGCCGGCGGCGGATGGGAGGCAGTGACCGCAGTCACGCCAGAGGACAAGCTCTCGCTCATCCTGCCCGCGAACGACCCCGTGATGCCGTGGCCGGGTCTGCTGACGGGCGTGTTCATCCTGGGCTTCTATTTCTGGGCGACCAACCAGTTCATGGTGCAGCGGACGCTGGCGGCGCGCACGCTCAACCAGGGTCGCTGGGGTGCGCTCTTCGCGGGCCTGCTCAAGCTGCCGGTCATCTTCCTGATGGTGCTTCCGGGGACGTTCGCGCGGGTCCTCTACCCCGGCCTGGAGCGCGCCGACGCCGTGTTTCCGACGATGGTCTTCGACCTGCTCCCGGGCGGCATCCGCGCGCTCGTGCTGACGGCGATGGTCGCGGCCATCATGTCCAGCGTAGACAGCACGCTGAACTCCGCCTCGACGCTCGTGACGATGGACTTCGTCAAGCGCTTCCGCCCGGCGTTCACTTCTCGGCAGCTCGCCAATGTGGGCCGGATCGTGACGCTCGTGTTTATGGTCTTCGCGGCCGTCTGGGCGCCCATCATCCTCCAGTTCGACACGCTCTGGGGCTACCTCCAGAGCTTCCTGGCCTACGTCGTCCCGCCGTTCGTGGCGCTCTTCGTCGTGGGCGTGTTCTGGCGGCGGGCGACCTCTGGCGCGGCCTTCTGGAGCCTCATGGCAGGCCACGCGACCTCGGCACTGCTGTTCATCCTGGGGCCCGTTCTGGGCGCGATCGCGATCCCGTTCCTCTACATCCCGGGCATCCTGCTCCTCGCCAGCGGCCTCGTCCTCATCCTGATGAGCAAGGCGCAGCCCGCGCCGGACATGGCCAAGATCGCCGACGTGACGTGGACGCCGAGCCTCTGGCGCGAGGACTCGGAGGCGCTCCGCGCGCTTCCGTGGTGGCAGAACTACCGCGTCCAGGGCGCCGCGTTGGTCGCGCTCACGTTCGTCGTCGTCGCGCTGTTCTGGTAG
- a CDS encoding TonB-dependent receptor: MLRAATLLLFTLLAGSAASQTTVQGTVTDENGDPLIGATVIIAGSASGDATDFDGRYTFTTTQTGEVTLEATFVGYGSEREIVTLSGGTLTRDFQLSPDALGLGEVFVTGVVNPVSKLNSSVSISTLSPEATELVVPRNTAEIFRAIPGIRSEASAGDGNTNITVRGVPISAGGSKYLQLQEDGLPIFMYGDIAFGTADGFLRADQSVARIEAIRGGSASTRASNSPAGIINFISKNGQVAGGSISTTGGLDYNFQRVDFEAGSPFGDGLAFHVGGFFRSGEGERDLGYTAQQGGQIKANMTKFFERGYARVYAKYLNDRTPTYLPQPIAVSGSNENPEFSDAGTLGINDQAIGSARFLSNFGLGADGQRRRVNLSDGLHPVSSAAGVEFSFDLGNGFQLENRGRFALNSGRFVSPFTAAVGDRDAILGALEDASGRDLSDATLTRADNGNAVSGDLLQGIVLFDTELENFNTVFNDASLSKSFADMDLDLTLTAGLFTGIQRINMAWLWNSYISTVEGDNASLVDVMDDDGTMLTDDGLAAYGALFFGNCCGVRFDATYDVKAPYAAIAYSPIPQLSLDGSVRYDFGSVTGVGSGGFVGEVDVNEDGEISEPESRANFIDQASRNPVDYDYDYWSFSAGANYTLTDASAVFARVSQGHSAKADRAIFPTGSYIGVDALGIENPYDQLQQAELGYKQQFPIGGVFVTGFYAKTTEQGGFEATTQEFIDNDYEAFGVEVEGVVNYGPFNFRGATTYTAAEITSGGNEGNTPRRQPDFLFSFVPSYTMDNRGTLGLSLLGQTESYAQDSNELVLPSFVILNAFAEANITPALSLGLSANNLLDSIGITESEEGAIPGNGYIRARSISGRSISASLRYGF, encoded by the coding sequence ATGCTACGAGCCGCTACCCTGCTCCTCTTCACGCTCCTCGCGGGCTCTGCCGCTTCGCAGACCACCGTGCAGGGCACCGTCACCGACGAGAACGGCGACCCGCTGATCGGCGCGACCGTCATCATCGCCGGGTCCGCCTCTGGCGACGCGACCGACTTCGACGGCCGCTACACGTTTACCACCACGCAGACCGGCGAGGTCACGCTGGAGGCGACGTTCGTCGGCTACGGCTCCGAGCGCGAGATCGTGACGCTCTCCGGCGGCACGCTCACCCGCGACTTCCAGCTCTCACCCGACGCCCTCGGGCTCGGCGAGGTCTTCGTCACCGGCGTTGTGAACCCGGTCTCGAAGCTCAACAGCAGCGTCTCCATCTCGACGCTCTCGCCAGAGGCCACCGAGCTTGTCGTCCCGCGCAACACGGCGGAGATCTTCCGCGCGATCCCGGGCATCCGCTCCGAGGCGTCCGCAGGTGACGGCAACACGAACATCACCGTTCGCGGCGTGCCGATCTCGGCCGGCGGCTCCAAGTACCTCCAGCTCCAGGAGGACGGCCTGCCCATCTTCATGTACGGCGACATCGCCTTCGGCACGGCCGACGGGTTCCTCCGCGCAGACCAGAGCGTCGCGCGGATCGAGGCCATCCGCGGCGGCTCGGCGTCTACGCGCGCCTCGAACTCGCCTGCAGGCATCATCAACTTCATCTCGAAGAACGGCCAGGTCGCAGGCGGCAGCATCTCCACCACGGGCGGCCTGGACTACAACTTCCAGCGCGTCGACTTCGAGGCGGGCTCGCCCTTCGGCGACGGCCTGGCGTTCCACGTCGGCGGCTTTTTCCGCTCCGGTGAGGGCGAGCGCGACCTGGGCTACACGGCCCAGCAAGGCGGCCAGATCAAGGCCAACATGACCAAGTTCTTCGAGCGCGGCTACGCCCGCGTCTATGCGAAGTACCTCAACGACCGCACGCCGACGTACCTCCCGCAGCCCATCGCGGTGAGCGGCTCCAACGAGAACCCCGAGTTCTCCGACGCCGGCACGCTCGGCATCAACGACCAGGCCATCGGCAGCGCGCGCTTCCTGAGCAACTTCGGGCTCGGTGCCGACGGCCAGCGCCGCCGCGTCAACCTCTCGGACGGCCTGCACCCGGTCAGTTCGGCCGCTGGCGTCGAGTTCTCGTTTGACCTCGGCAACGGCTTCCAGCTAGAGAACCGTGGGCGCTTCGCGCTCAACTCCGGCCGCTTCGTCTCGCCGTTCACCGCCGCCGTCGGCGACCGCGACGCCATCCTCGGCGCGCTCGAAGACGCCTCCGGCCGTGACCTCTCCGACGCGACGCTCACCCGCGCCGACAACGGAAACGCCGTCAGCGGGGACCTCCTCCAGGGCATTGTCCTCTTCGACACCGAGTTGGAGAACTTCAACACCGTGTTCAACGACGCGAGCCTCTCGAAAAGCTTCGCGGACATGGACCTCGACCTCACGCTGACCGCAGGCCTCTTCACGGGCATCCAGCGGATCAACATGGCGTGGCTCTGGAACTCGTACATCTCTACCGTGGAGGGCGACAACGCCTCCCTCGTGGACGTGATGGACGACGACGGCACGATGCTCACCGACGACGGACTCGCAGCCTACGGCGCGCTGTTCTTCGGCAACTGCTGCGGCGTGCGCTTCGACGCCACCTACGACGTGAAGGCGCCCTACGCGGCCATCGCGTACTCCCCCATCCCGCAGCTCAGCCTGGACGGCAGCGTCCGCTACGACTTCGGGAGCGTGACCGGCGTCGGCTCCGGCGGGTTCGTCGGTGAGGTGGACGTCAACGAGGACGGCGAGATCTCGGAGCCCGAGAGCCGCGCCAACTTCATCGACCAGGCCAGCCGCAACCCCGTCGACTACGACTACGACTACTGGTCCTTCTCCGCTGGCGCGAACTACACCCTCACCGACGCCTCGGCGGTCTTCGCCCGCGTCAGCCAGGGCCACTCCGCCAAGGCCGACCGCGCCATCTTCCCGACCGGGAGCTACATCGGCGTGGACGCGCTCGGTATCGAGAACCCGTACGACCAGCTGCAGCAGGCCGAGCTCGGCTACAAGCAGCAGTTCCCCATCGGCGGCGTGTTCGTGACCGGCTTCTACGCCAAGACGACCGAGCAGGGCGGCTTTGAAGCCACCACGCAGGAGTTCATCGACAACGACTACGAGGCGTTCGGCGTGGAGGTAGAGGGCGTGGTCAACTACGGTCCGTTCAACTTCCGCGGCGCGACGACCTACACCGCGGCGGAGATCACTTCTGGCGGCAACGAGGGCAACACGCCTCGCCGCCAGCCGGACTTCCTGTTCAGCTTCGTGCCCTCCTACACGATGGACAACCGGGGCACGCTCGGCCTGAGCCTCTTGGGCCAGACCGAGAGCTATGCGCAGGACTCCAACGAGCTCGTCCTCCCGAGCTTCGTGATCCTCAACGCGTTCGCCGAGGCCAACATCACCCCGGCGCTCTCGCTCGGCCTCTCGGCCAACAACCTCCTCGACTCCATCGGCATCACCGAGAGTGAGGAAGGCGCCATCCCCGGCAACGGCTACATCCGCGCGCGCTCCATCTCGGGCCGCTCGATCTCGGCCTCGCTGCGGTACGGCTTCTAA
- a CDS encoding LacI family DNA-binding transcriptional regulator, producing the protein MKRVTIKDIARLLSVAPSTVSRALADHPDIGPETKARVREAAKALNYIPNLRARYLRSQHSRLVALIVPEVNMFFVPSLMTGVDHVLRENDYSLLLFESDDSIVQERKLAQLCLNLSVDGVLLARSSETTELSHLDALADADLPVVLLDKILDTDRYSTVSTDGRDAARRATGYLLDRGHERVLGVFADDRQRISVVRAEGFRQAFAERDLPLAESAIVHVRHLAEFEALVGRAMDAHPDATGLFAMSDELLVRSYHAVLARGRAIPDDVSLVAISDGRAPEFLFPRVTHLLHSGKEVGQKAAHILVGMMRQHYAGAALAVTVRTELVEHESVRVIGAEVG; encoded by the coding sequence ATGAAGCGCGTCACCATCAAAGACATCGCCCGGTTGTTGAGCGTCGCTCCGTCCACGGTCTCCCGCGCGCTAGCGGACCACCCGGACATCGGGCCGGAGACGAAGGCCCGCGTGCGCGAGGCGGCGAAGGCGCTGAACTACATCCCGAACCTCCGCGCGCGGTACCTCCGCTCCCAGCACTCCCGCCTCGTGGCGCTCATCGTGCCGGAGGTGAACATGTTTTTCGTGCCCTCGCTGATGACGGGCGTGGACCACGTGCTGCGCGAGAACGACTACTCGCTTTTGCTCTTCGAAAGTGACGACTCGATCGTGCAAGAGCGGAAGCTGGCGCAGCTCTGCCTCAACCTCTCGGTGGACGGCGTGCTCCTCGCGCGCTCCTCGGAGACGACCGAACTCTCGCACCTCGACGCGCTCGCCGACGCGGACCTCCCGGTCGTGCTCCTGGACAAGATCCTCGATACCGACCGCTACTCCACGGTCTCGACGGACGGGCGGGACGCCGCCCGCCGCGCGACGGGCTACCTCCTGGACCGCGGCCACGAGCGCGTGCTCGGCGTGTTCGCCGACGACCGCCAGAGGATCTCCGTGGTCCGCGCCGAGGGCTTCCGGCAGGCGTTCGCCGAGCGGGACCTGCCTCTGGCGGAGAGCGCCATCGTCCACGTGCGGCACCTGGCGGAATTCGAGGCCCTGGTCGGGCGCGCGATGGATGCGCACCCGGACGCGACCGGGCTGTTCGCGATGTCTGACGAGCTCCTGGTCCGCTCCTACCACGCCGTTCTCGCCAGAGGCCGCGCGATCCCGGACGACGTCTCGCTCGTGGCGATCTCGGACGGCCGGGCGCCGGAATTTCTGTTCCCGCGGGTGACCCACCTGTTGCACTCGGGCAAGGAAGTGGGGCAGAAGGCGGCGCACATCCTCGTGGGCATGATGCGGCAGCACTACGCCGGCGCCGCCCTCGCGGTCACAGTCCGCACGGAGCTCGTGGAGCACGAGTCGGTGCGCGTGATCGGGGCGGAGGTGGGGTAG